In Halothermothrix orenii H 168, the sequence AGGAAGTCCAGATGGGAGTAAAAATCGAAGACCATGATTTTAACGTTAAGGCTAAAATGGCTAAAAGGTTTCTGAAAAATAAGCATAAAGTAAAAGTAAGAATTCGTTTCAGGGGCCGGGAGGTAATGCACAAACAGTTAGGTTATGACCTGATGAACAGATTGATCGATGAAGTAAAAGATCTGGGAGTAGTGGAAAGCAAGCCCAAAATGGAAGGCCGCAACATGATCATGGTATTGACTCCAATTAGTGATAAATAAGGAGGGATAAATATGCCTAAGCTTAAAACCCATAAGGGTATTGCCAAGAGAATAAAGAAAACCGGCAAAGGGAAACTTAAACGTAATAAGGCTTATCATAGCCATCTTTTAACTAAAAAGACCGGTAAGAGAAAGAGAAATCTCAGGAAATCAACAGTACTGCATAAGACCTATTATAAGCGGTAAAAAAAATTAATATAAAAACAGGCTAGTTTGTAGAAAACTGAAAGGAGTGAGAGGACATGCCACGCGTAAAAAGAGGTTATAAAGCACGCAGGAGAAGAAAAAAGATTTTAAAAATGGCTAAAGGTTATTTTGGTGGTAGAAGTAAGTTGTTCCGTCCAGCCAACCAGGCTGTTATGAAGTCACTGCACTATGCATATAGAGACAGGAGGGCCCGGAAAAGGGACTTCCGTAAATTATGGATAACCAGGATTAATGCTGCAGCCCGTCAGGAAGGGATTTCTTACAGTAAATTTATCCATGGTTTAAAAAAGGCTGACATCCAGATTAACAGAAAGATGCTGGCCGATATGGCTATAAAGGATAAAGAAAGCTTCAGTGAACTTGCTGCTATAGCTAAAAAAGAATTAGGCATGTAATATAAAGCCTGGGGGTGTTTAACCCCGGGTTTTTACTTTTAAAGTTTTAACTTTTAAGTGTTATGATTTTAATTTAGTTTAAATCATTTTAATTTTCCTTTTAATTATTTGACTGGCGGTGTCCAGATTATGAAAGAAGTAATTAAAAGTAGTGATAATAAAAACTTTAAATATTTAAAAAAGCTTTATAATAAGTCCTTCAGGAAGAAAGAAGGCAAGTTTATTCTTGAGGGTTATAGGTTAATCATGGAGGCCTGCGGAAAGGCGCGGTTTGATAGAATATTTATGACACCTTATTTTGCTAAGACAGATGAAGGTGAAGAAATAATAAGAAAATTTAAAGACCACATTCCTGTCCATTTTGTTACCGGAAAACTGCTT encodes:
- the rpmI gene encoding 50S ribosomal protein L35, whose protein sequence is MPKLKTHKGIAKRIKKTGKGKLKRNKAYHSHLLTKKTGKRKRNLRKSTVLHKTYYKR
- the rplT gene encoding 50S ribosomal protein L20, which gives rise to MPRVKRGYKARRRRKKILKMAKGYFGGRSKLFRPANQAVMKSLHYAYRDRRARKRDFRKLWITRINAAARQEGISYSKFIHGLKKADIQINRKMLADMAIKDKESFSELAAIAKKELGM
- the infC gene encoding translation initiation factor IF-3 → MNPDGEQIGIKPIQEALRISQDKGLDLVEVAPQARPPVCKIMDYGKYKYEQAKKAKEAKKKQNVMNVKEVQMGVKIEDHDFNVKAKMAKRFLKNKHKVKVRIRFRGREVMHKQLGYDLMNRLIDEVKDLGVVESKPKMEGRNMIMVLTPISDK